A window from Felis catus isolate Fca126 chromosome B1, F.catus_Fca126_mat1.0, whole genome shotgun sequence encodes these proteins:
- the CB1H4orf54 gene encoding uncharacterized protein C4orf54 homolog, with amino-acid sequence MLSFHFWKSLGRPTDAAPSVADGIQTPRRRRCQTNNWTEQLRHGKLAPVSAGAAAPRPQTTSATPAGSLPASLGLAPTAPQGLRTWELVAAAAVVPTALGPVQARGALLRATLQPLRGQGGTQDSPGAHHCLFLSLKLSRGLGMEGATPEPSPQARPEEVGDPGESGAPESQELRQQLRPRPKPAASSPRGASYVEMCASAGAQGDSAGSSALALGRCPRAQGAPRSPGEEAQDEPSRREGKAPAPRRNPAASELSRSQLSRTDGGSNVSSSSSSSPVDKAEEGGLSKMDDTTTSTGALATSSSSLGFESDSGENAVSCQPRGGGGGGRAGGGGGGGGAGRGGGGGGDGTECRDIIAKSQGGRDPPKNEEAHYITTHEIQLSEVEQDMDFDVGLASRWDFEDNNVIYSFVDYASFGGSDETPGDVTTPTEEDDDNSCYLSTTPSTNATQTPSPTSSDPARPDADSSGRHTSSTEVGSGPSDSDPTPPPTGPGTATPSEPLPEPPEAASGAAAAASSCGSAASQILLSIKPTSRAINEPSNVRAKQNIIYAAKHEGDMSLRVSTAAEHNSSSLKQDPAAAVAQDHAKKFIAVPARLQTRCGAIRAKELVDYSSGASSAVSELDDADKEVRNLTSRAFRSLAYPYFEALNISSRESSTLSEVGFGRWSTFLDLKCGGVGARVEQSLLRSSAASVAAGLRKGGGARTAADQLYIQSKKSQTKALEFVVSKVEGEIKHVETPLCFQKQVQTGSRVVTLLEPMNCRSDSKASSATGPCRITRGSSKGPGSVHTDDGSETSESSKPASRADGAQKKSKFASSLLKNVISKKMQREHEFKMERGEVSDTSHHNLSGTSKETAESPARGERPRERGLQRQSSRHSEAGSEYTVLSVADAGAEGSAAESKSPIFKASAPRESAAVSWRNFPDGHTEEVCEIKKSASETVKGIFLRSQNSAFRSWKEKEAEKREEKAPIGKLKLPKGGDWRADLGEISASKSTIMSRLFVPNIQQTPKDKQPGKQATKYPAAQATSMAVIRPKAPEIKIRLGSVQQPSSDFNIAKLLTPKLASSSASNLFKTIEDNSRAQQKLFRGDNLEKVPQFQVRDVRDKSKAQGPLHQVRDVRKLIKGSGDSSDKGSVTPEQGLTGPKPRQLAAAAGGSKSLSPIVITCQAVVNQREDSMDREPRENIGKGGSGRVLNSSSPEGTVLVHRASGRLPVATIAPNKPEQGSYLPVLKIVSKASAQKTPEKAKEEEVKEEGKGPKPSRNALEKLTAAVRSMEELYSFNRNEWKRKSDPLPMMMDSHVLSLIASEEREGAAGAEGDPDKLARRLGGLEERGAGNKGGVVLRGGPVERLQRRNSNPSTESVSARAAAFENLARERPRSLYIPPVHKDVERTQPLQPLPPLPSNRNVFTVSASSTQKTGGVAGKFPQGPSPESPSAAKGIKSQGLRSLKISPATRAPPDEVTNRKNGSNLEKNNSDCENYLTIPLKGSSAAGELPGRPGAGREGPPASSATTLCSLPPLSARSQVPSSPKGSQVSGTGRPAWRTKPDNPRETVAAPQGPQSPEHLPTAIYHQQPLPFTLQGAQPQVLCFSPPSMPAPAPAGPASVPADPFQQPQPQQTQRKMLLDVTTGQYYLVDTPVQPMTRRLFDPETGQYVDVPMTSQQQAVAPMSLPVPPLALSPGAYGPTYMIYPGFLPTVLPTSALQPTPIAHTPGSSELSSMAAEPPSKDAASTFTEAPYFMASGQSPASSSSSAAAATSQLVGAKGFAQLHGKPVISISSQPLGPRIIAPPSFDGTTMSFVVEHR; translated from the coding sequence atgctttcctttcatttctggaAGTCCCTGGGTCGACCTACAGATGCTGCTCCTTCCGTGGCCGATGGCATTCAGACTCCTCGCCGCCGAAGGTGCCAGACAAACAACTGGACAGAACAGCTCCGCCACGGGAAGCTGGCCCCAGTCTCGGCCGGAGCAGCAGCCCCCCGGCCCCAGACCACCTCTGCCACCCCAGCCGGGAGCCTTCCCGCCTCCCTCGGTCTTGCCCCCACCGCGCCACAGGGGCTGAGGACCTGGGAGCTGGTGGCAGCCGCCGCAGTGGTGCCTACGGCCTTGGGGCCGGTCCAGGCACGTGGGGCCCTGCTCAGGGCCACTCTGCAGCCCCTCCGTGGCCAGGGAGGGACCCAGGACAGCCCCGGCGCTCACCACTGTCTCTTCCTGTCGCTGAAACTTAGCCGAGGGCTCGGAATGGAAGGCGCCACTCCCGAGCCGAGTCCGCAGGCCAGACCGGAGGAGGTGGGCGACCCCGGGGAGAGCGGGGCTCCAGAGAGCCAGGAGCTCAGGCAGCAGCTGCGGCCGCGGCCCAAGCCAGCGGCCTCCTCCCCGCGAGGAGCGAGCTACGTGGAGATGTGCGCGTCCGCTGGGGCCCAGGGGGACAGCGCCGGCTCCAGCGCACTCGCTCTGGGGCGCTGCCCCAGAGCCCAGGGCGCCCCTAGGAGTCCCGGGGAGGAAGCCCAAGATGAACCCAGCCGTCGAGAAGGCAAGGCCCCGGCCCCCCGGAGGAATCCTGCCGCCTCGGAACTCTCCAGATCCCAGCTCTCCCGCACAGACGGGGGCAGCAacgtctcctcttcctcctcctcctccccggtGGACAAAGCAGAAGAAGGTGGCCTTTCCAAGATGGATGATACCACGACATCAACAGGGGCTCTGGCCACCTCCTCTTCGTCTTTAGGCTTTGAGAGTGACAGTGGTGAGAACGCAGtgagctgccagcccaggggaggaggaggtggggggagagcagggggaggaggaggggggggaggggcaggccgagggggagggggagggggagacggaACAGAGTGCAGGGACATTATTGCCAAGTCTCAGGGCGGCAGGGACCCCCCCAAAAATGAGGAGGCTCACTACATCACCACCCACGAGATCCAGCTGAGTGAGGTGGAGCAGGACATGGATTTTGACGTGGGACTGGCCTCCCGCTGGGATTTCGAGGACAACAACGTGATCTACTCGTTCGTGGACTACGCTTCCTTCGGTGGCAGCGATGAGACCCCGGGGGACGTCACCACCCCGACCGAAGAGGACGACGACAACAGCTGCTACCTCAGCACCACTCCTAGCACCAATGCCACCCAGACTCCGAGCCCCACCAGCAGCGACCCGGCCCGCCCCGACGCCGACAGCAGTGGTCGCCACACCAGCAGCACGGAAGTGGGCAGCGGCCCCTCTGACAGTgaccccactcccccacccaccGGGCCTGGCACCGCCACCCCGAGTGAGCCCTTGCCCGAGCCCCCGGAGGCAGCGTCAGGGGCAGCCGCCGCCGCAAGCAGCTGTGGGAGTGCGGCAAGCCAGATCCTCCTATCAATCAAACCGACTTCCCGGGCTATAAATGAGCCTAGCAACGTGCGTGCAAAGCAAAACATTATTTATGCTGCCAAGCATGAAGGCGACATGAGCCTCCGCGTCTCTACAGCTGCTGAACACAATTCAAGTTCACTGAAGCAAGACCCGGCTGCAGCCGTGGCTCAGGACCATGCAAAGAAATTCATCGCTGTCCCTGCTCGCCTGCAGACCCGGTGCGGGGCCATCCGGGCGAAGGAGCTGGTGGACTACTCCAGCGGGGCCTCCAGTGCCGTGAGCGAACTGGACGATGCCGACAAGGAGGTGCGGAACCTGACCTCCCGGGCCTTCCGGAGCCTCGCCTACCCCTACTTCGAGGCCCTGAACATCAGCTCCCGGGAGTCCTCCACGCTCTCCGAGGTCGGCTTTGGGCGGTGGTCTACCTTCCTGGACTTAAAATGTGGAGGTGTTGGAGCCAGGGTGGAGCAGAGCCTCCTGAGGAGCAGTGCGGCCTCTGTGGCCGCGGGTCTGAGGAAGGGCGGTGGGGCCAGGACGGCCGCAGACCAGCTCTACATCCAGTCCAAGAAGTCCCAGACCAAAGCCTTGGAGTTCGTGGTCAGCAAAGTCGAGGGGGAAATCAAACATGTGGAGACCCCGCTGTGTTTCCAGAAGCAGGTCCAGACGGGCTCCCGCGTGGTCACCCTTCTCGAGCCCATGAATTGCCGCAGTGACAGCAAAGCCAGTTCGGCCACTGGGCCCTGCAGAATCACCAGAGGCTCCAGCAAGGGCCCCGGGTCGGTGCACACTGACGATGGCTCGGAGACCTCGGAGAGCAGCAAGCCTGCCTCCCGCGCCGACGGCGCCCAGAAGAAGTCCAAGTTTGCTTCCAGTCTGCTCAAAAATGTCATCTCCAAGAAGATGCAGCGGGAACATGAGTTCAAAATGGAGAGGGGAGAAGTCAGCGACACATCCCACCATAACCTCTCCGGCACCTCCAAGGAGACGGCAGAGAGCCCTGCTCGGGGGGAGAGGCCGCGGGAGAGGGGCCTGCAGAGGCAGAGCTCTCGCCACTCAGAGGCGGGCTCTGAGTACACAGTGCTCAGCGTGGCGGACGCAGGTGCGGAGGGGTCCGCAGCCGAGTCTAAGTCCCCAATCTTCAAAGCCAGTGCTCCTCGGGAGAGCGCCGCGGTCTCCTGGCGAAATTTCCCGGATGGACATACGGAGGAAGTCTGTGAAATTAAGAAGAGTGCATCAGAGACTGTCAAAGGCATCTTCCTCCGCAGTCAGAACAGTGCATTCCGGtcctggaaggagaaggaggcagagaagagggaagaaaaagcccCCATTGGGAAGCTGAAGCTTCCCAAAGGGGGCGACTGGAGGGCTGATCTCGGAGAGATCTCTGCCAGCAAGTCCACTATCATGTCTCGCCTTTTCGTCCCCAACATCCAGCAGACGCCCAAGGACAAGCAGCCGGGGAAGCAGGCTACCAAGTATCCTGCTGCCCAAGCCACCTCCATGGCAGTGATCCGGCCCAAGGCTCCCGAAATCAAGATCCGGCTGGGGAGCGTGCAGCAGCCAAGCTCTGACTTCAACATTGCCAAATTGCTCACGCCCAAACTGGCCAGCAGCAGCGCCTCTAACCTCTTTAAGACCATTGAGGACAACAGCAGAGCGCAACAGAAACTCTTCCGGGGAGACAACCTGGAAAAAGTGCCCCAGTTCCAGGTGAGAGACGTCAGAGACAAGTCCAAGGCCCAGGGCCCCCTCCACCAGGTGAGAGATGTCAGGAAACTAATCAAAGGGTCAGGGGACAGCAGTGACAAGGGCAGCGTTACCCCAGAGCAGGGGCTGACCGGGCCCAAACCCAGGCAGCTGGCCGCTGCAGCTGGCGGATCCAAATCCCTTTCCCCCATAGTGATTACCTGCCAGGCCGTGGTGAACCAGAGGGAAGATAGCATGGACCGCGAGCCGAGGGAGAACATAGGCAAAGGTGGCAGCGGCAGGGTCTTGAATTCCTCCTCACCGGAAGGGACAGTCTTGGTTCATAGGGCATCTGGCAGGCTGCCCGTGGCCACCATTGCCCCCAATAAGCCGGAGCAGGGGTCTTACCTGCCTGTGCTCAAGATCGTCTCTAAGGCTTCTGCTCAGAAGACCCCAGAGAAGGCCAAGGAGGAGGAGgtcaaggaggaagggaaaggccCCAAGCCATCTCGGAATGCCCTGGAGAAGCTGACTGCCGCAGTGAGGTCCATGGAAGAGCTGTACAGCTTCAACAGGAACGAGTGGAAGCGCAAAAGTGACCCTTTGCCCATGATGATGGACAGCCATGTCCTGTCGCTCATTGCCagtgaggagagggaaggggctgCGGGTGCTGAGGGGGACCCAGACAAGCTGGCCCGACGACTGGGTGGGCTGGAGGAGCGGGGCGCAGGAAACAAAGGCGGTGTGGTCCTGCGTGGGGGCCCCGTGGAACGTCTGCAGCGGAGAAACTCCAACCCTAGCACTGAGAGTGTGTCTGCCCGGGCAGCTGCCTTTGAGAACCTGGCCAGGGAGAGGCCTCGATCGCTCTATATTCCCCCAGTCCACAAGGATGTGGAAAGAACCCagcccctgcagcccctccccccactccccagcaacCGAAATGTGTTCACCGTGAGTGCCAGCAGCACCCAGAAAACTGGGGGTGTCGCTGGCAAGTTCCCACAAGGGCCTTCGCCAGAGAGTCCTTCGGCAGCAAAGGGCATCAAATCACAGGGACTCCGGTCCCTCAAGATCTCTCCGGCCACACGGGCACCTCCTGATGAGGTGACCAATAGGAAAAACGGCAGCAATTTGGAAAAGAACAATAGTGACTGTGAGAATTACCTGACCATCCCCCTTAAAGGAAGCTCTGCAGCTGGAGAGCTTCCGGGCCGGcccggggctgggagggaggggccgcCGGCCTCCTCAGCGACCACTCTCTGCAGCTTGCCACCCCTGAGCGCCCGCAGTCAGGTCCCCAGTAGTCCCAAAGGCTCTCAGGTCAGTGGAACCGGCCGGCCAGCTTGGCGCACCAAACCCGACAACCCCAGGGAGACAGTAGCTGCCCCCCAAGGGCCACAGAGCCCTGAGCATCTTCCCACTGCCATCTACCACCAGCAGCCACTACCCTTCACCCTGCAGGGAGCCCAGCCCCAggtcctctgcttctccccacccaGCATGCCTGCCCCAGCACCTGCAGGCCCGGCCTCAGTCCCCGCAGACCCCTTCCAGCAGCCACAGCCTCAGCAGACCCAGCGCAAGATGCTCCTGGATGTGACGACAGGCCAGTACTATCTGGTGGACACACCAGTACAGCCCATGACCCGAAGACTCTTTGACCCTGAGACGGGGCAGTATGTGGATGTGCCTATGACCTCCCAGCAGCAGGCTGTGGCTCCCATGTCCCTCCCTGTGCCTCCTTTGGCCCTGAGTCCTGGGGCCTATGGACCCACCTACATGATCTACCCCGGTTTTCTGCCCACGGTGCTGCCCACCAGTGCCCTGCAGCCCACGCCAATTGCTCACACCCCAGGGAGCAGTGAGCTCTCCTCCATGGCGGCAGAGCCCCCCAGCAAAGACGCAGCTTCGACATTCACTGAGGCCCCATACTTCATGGCCTCTGGTCAGTCtcctgcctcctcttcctcctcggcCGCAGCAGCCACATCCCAGCTCGTGGGGGCCAAGGGCTTCGCCCAGCTGCACGGCAAGCCTGTCATCAGCATCTCTTCCCAACCCCTGGGGCCGAGGATCATTGCGCCCCCCTCCTTTGATGGCACAACCATGAGCTTTGTGGTAGAACACAGATGA